One part of the Candidatus Saccharimonadales bacterium genome encodes these proteins:
- a CDS encoding CHAP domain-containing protein codes for MVTPETRNSSRNKKLNIALLSSHVAVVLGIIGLIGLNYRAPVEAGSSSQARSFGVLDEAAAPSVDQIVAADVATAVAQVAKLPVESNVQSLSISLAGKTELAQTESDYVTKPQIVQTETGRAPITTYVTVDGDNVNSVAAKFGISEDTVRWANNLTSDALTSGKELKIAGTTGVVYTVKAGDAVDGLASKYQSDKDRIVSYNDLELSGLIVGSQIVLPGGVLPENERPGYVAPRTSGSVNVAYVAVQPTVYAGNKYAYGYCTWYAYNRRAELGQPIGSNWGNAATWATYARAGGFRVDKTPEPGAVFQTAAGWYGFGHVGIVERVNGDGSFVTSEMNYGGWNRISSRTISAAEAGQYNYIH; via the coding sequence TTGGTAACACCAGAGACGCGCAACAGCTCTCGCAATAAAAAATTGAATATTGCTCTGCTCAGTTCCCATGTAGCAGTTGTACTTGGTATTATCGGTCTAATTGGCCTTAACTATCGCGCGCCCGTCGAAGCGGGCAGTTCTTCACAAGCACGTTCGTTCGGTGTGTTAGACGAAGCCGCTGCTCCTTCAGTTGACCAAATTGTGGCAGCGGACGTTGCTACGGCCGTTGCTCAGGTAGCTAAACTGCCTGTGGAGTCTAACGTTCAAAGCCTGTCTATTTCGCTTGCTGGTAAAACCGAGCTTGCGCAAACCGAGTCTGACTATGTAACTAAACCTCAGATCGTGCAAACCGAAACAGGCCGAGCACCGATCACTACTTACGTTACTGTGGATGGCGACAATGTTAATTCGGTGGCCGCTAAATTTGGAATCTCAGAAGATACAGTTCGTTGGGCTAACAACCTAACTTCCGACGCCTTGACCTCTGGTAAAGAGTTGAAAATTGCTGGCACAACGGGTGTAGTTTACACTGTTAAAGCAGGTGACGCTGTCGACGGCTTAGCATCAAAGTACCAAAGTGACAAAGATCGAATCGTCTCTTATAACGACCTCGAGCTAAGTGGTTTGATCGTGGGCTCTCAAATTGTCTTGCCTGGTGGTGTGTTGCCTGAAAACGAGCGTCCCGGTTATGTTGCTCCGCGCACTTCCGGAAGTGTTAACGTAGCTTACGTGGCCGTTCAGCCTACAGTTTACGCAGGAAATAAGTACGCCTATGGGTACTGTACTTGGTATGCATACAACAGGCGTGCGGAACTGGGTCAACCAATTGGTAGTAACTGGGGCAACGCCGCTACTTGGGCAACTTACGCGCGCGCTGGCGGATTCCGAGTTGACAAAACTCCTGAACCAGGAGCTGTATTCCAGACTGCTGCAGGATGGTATGGATTTGGTCACGTTGGTATCGTCGAGCGTGTAAACGGCGACGGAAGCTTTGTGACTAGTGAGATGAACTATGGTGGTTGGAACCGAATTTCTAGTCGAACAATTTCTGCTGCTGAAGCTGGCCAGTACAACTACATCCACTAG
- the obgE gene encoding GTPase ObgE has translation MFVDKVLVKVIAGNGGNGVVSWRKEKFIDRGGPDGGDGGRGGDVIFVADPNENTLVSFRFKQELKAQNGVNGAHRNQHGRNGDDLFVKVPVGTQVWQDDKIIADLVANGQQVVIAKGGDGGFGNAHFKSSVRRAPKVAEVGEQGEEKDLTLELKILADVGLLGFPNAGKSTFLSVISNAKPEIGDYAFTTLTPNLGVAVIDNSSLLVADIPGLIEGASQGKGLGDAFLRHVERTEVLIHLIDIYEDDVAKAYQTINAELVAYNKQMSKRPQIVALTKIEGLPQDGIDQKIAELKKVVPKGTQIFAISSQAHIGVTELLRAAQKLVTKVKSKAAKNPAKTDELPTISLGEQQKENAWKVTKKEGYFVVVGNKIEKFAARTNFDTEPGLRRLRDIMKKMGIMHELERQGVKHGDKIVIGRRTDYSLTF, from the coding sequence ATGTTTGTTGATAAAGTTTTAGTTAAGGTGATTGCGGGCAATGGCGGAAACGGCGTTGTTAGTTGGCGCAAAGAAAAATTCATTGATCGCGGCGGCCCAGATGGCGGCGATGGCGGGAGAGGTGGTGATGTTATTTTTGTTGCCGATCCTAACGAAAATACTCTTGTATCTTTTAGGTTTAAACAAGAACTTAAAGCGCAAAATGGTGTAAACGGTGCTCATCGCAATCAGCATGGCCGCAATGGTGACGATTTATTTGTTAAAGTACCTGTCGGAACACAAGTTTGGCAAGACGATAAAATTATTGCCGACTTAGTTGCCAACGGTCAGCAAGTTGTCATTGCTAAGGGTGGTGATGGCGGTTTTGGCAACGCTCACTTTAAATCGTCGGTGCGACGTGCCCCAAAAGTTGCGGAAGTCGGTGAGCAGGGTGAGGAAAAAGATCTTACGTTAGAGCTTAAAATTTTAGCCGATGTTGGTTTACTTGGTTTTCCTAACGCAGGAAAATCAACGTTTTTATCCGTTATTAGCAATGCAAAGCCTGAAATCGGCGATTATGCTTTTACAACGTTAACTCCAAACCTAGGTGTCGCGGTTATCGATAATTCTAGTTTGTTGGTGGCGGATATTCCTGGATTGATCGAAGGTGCAAGCCAAGGCAAAGGTTTGGGTGATGCTTTTTTGCGACATGTCGAGAGAACCGAAGTTCTGATCCATCTAATTGATATTTACGAAGATGATGTTGCAAAAGCATATCAAACTATAAATGCTGAGCTCGTGGCTTACAATAAACAGATGTCGAAACGTCCGCAGATTGTGGCTTTGACTAAAATTGAAGGTTTGCCGCAAGACGGAATTGACCAAAAAATCGCCGAACTTAAAAAAGTAGTGCCGAAAGGAACGCAGATTTTTGCGATTTCGTCGCAGGCGCACATTGGTGTGACCGAACTTTTACGAGCTGCACAAAAATTAGTCACAAAGGTTAAGTCTAAAGCGGCTAAAAATCCTGCTAAAACAGACGAATTACCAACTATTAGCCTTGGTGAACAGCAAAAGGAGAATGCCTGGAAAGTTACTAAAAAAGAAGGCTACTTTGTGGTTGTGGGTAATAAAATTGAAAAGTTTGCAGCTAGAACCAACTTCGACACGGAGCCTGGTCTGCGCAGATTACGTGACATTATGAAAAAAATGGGCATAATGCATGAGCTTGAACGACAAGGTGTGAAACACGGTGATAAAATTGTAATTGGTCGCCGAACTGATTATAGTTTGACGTTTTAA
- the sbcB gene encoding exodeoxyribonuclease I gives MSNFFFYDLETSGFDPKSQRIMQFAGQRTDENLSPIGEPVNVLVKLTDEILPDPQAVLITGITPQQTLQDGYTEADFLKLLHDQVFLPDTIILGFNSVRFDDEFMRYTLYRNFYDPYEWAWQDGRSRWDMLDVVRMTRALRPEGINWPVTEDGQAINKLELLSSHNGLDHEKAHDALSDVLALIAVARLIKQKQPKLFEYLLKMRSKKEVANLVNLDDPQPFIYTSGRLPKGTGHTTIAYPLAPGGTPGTVIVYDLRHDPTDWDEMSVAELQEVRFANYEKRQMEGFVPLPAKELNYGKCPAVAPVGVLDEAARDRIKIDMKLVQQNLNKLKRSGLADKLREVFARGEFAKTSDVDARLYDGFVGDKDKIKMAAVRAADEKILADFNPDFTDERLSDLLLRYKARNFAKSLAEHEQASWESYRKERLQRDLPVFAQNLQTLGSQAQTTNSHFLLSELQLWAESIAPAD, from the coding sequence ATGAGCAATTTCTTTTTTTACGATCTAGAGACCTCCGGTTTTGACCCCAAAAGTCAGCGTATTATGCAATTTGCTGGGCAGCGGACTGACGAAAATCTAAGTCCAATTGGCGAGCCGGTTAACGTTTTGGTTAAGCTGACAGACGAAATCTTGCCTGACCCTCAGGCTGTTTTAATCACTGGGATCACGCCGCAGCAGACTTTGCAAGATGGCTACACGGAAGCTGATTTTTTGAAATTATTACATGATCAAGTTTTTTTGCCGGATACTATAATTTTAGGCTTTAACAGTGTTAGATTCGACGACGAATTTATGCGGTATACACTTTATCGCAATTTTTATGACCCTTACGAGTGGGCATGGCAGGATGGTCGAAGTCGTTGGGATATGTTAGACGTCGTGCGAATGACTCGTGCGCTGCGGCCAGAGGGCATAAACTGGCCGGTCACCGAAGACGGCCAAGCAATAAATAAGCTTGAATTATTATCGAGCCACAATGGGCTAGATCACGAAAAAGCTCACGACGCTCTAAGTGACGTCCTTGCATTAATCGCTGTGGCAAGACTAATTAAGCAAAAACAGCCTAAACTTTTTGAGTATTTATTAAAAATGCGCAGTAAAAAAGAAGTTGCCAATTTGGTTAACTTAGATGATCCGCAGCCGTTTATTTATACTTCTGGGCGCTTACCTAAGGGTACCGGCCATACCACGATAGCCTATCCGTTAGCTCCAGGGGGCACGCCGGGTACTGTGATTGTTTATGATTTGCGTCACGACCCCACAGACTGGGATGAAATGAGCGTAGCTGAACTGCAAGAAGTACGATTCGCTAACTACGAAAAACGCCAAATGGAAGGTTTTGTCCCGTTGCCAGCAAAGGAACTTAATTACGGAAAGTGCCCAGCGGTCGCTCCTGTCGGAGTGCTGGATGAAGCCGCCCGCGACCGTATTAAGATTGACATGAAACTGGTTCAGCAAAACCTGAATAAACTTAAAAGAAGTGGCTTGGCCGATAAACTGCGTGAGGTCTTTGCTCGCGGTGAGTTTGCTAAAACATCAGATGTGGACGCGCGTTTATATGATGGTTTTGTGGGCGATAAAGATAAAATTAAAATGGCTGCGGTCCGGGCGGCCGATGAAAAAATACTAGCCGATTTTAATCCTGATTTTACCGATGAACGTCTAAGTGACTTGCTTCTACGCTATAAAGCGCGTAATTTTGCTAAAAGCTTGGCCGAACACGAGCAAGCAAGCTGGGAATCTTACCGCAAAGAACGCCTGCAACGAGATTTGCCTGTGTTCGCGCAGAACCTGCAGACTCTAG